A genomic stretch from Sulfurihydrogenibium azorense Az-Fu1 includes:
- the lptB gene encoding LPS export ABC transporter ATP-binding protein, whose amino-acid sequence MEKSKLELKNIEKSFKGRTVVAGVSLYAEEGEIVGLLGPNGAGKTTTFKCLLGFLKPDRGNVVLNGEDITNLPVYKRAKKGISFLPQESSIFRDLTVWENLMMFLEFQDISPSERERKAKDLLEEFHILHLKDQKASTLSGGERRRLEIARSLITNPSFLLLDEPFAGVDPVSVKEINSLIKSLVEKEIGVIITDHNVRETLKITDRAYIIAHGKVIAEGTPQEIVENEEVRKVFLGEDFVLI is encoded by the coding sequence ATGGAAAAATCAAAACTTGAGCTTAAAAACATTGAAAAAAGTTTTAAAGGTAGAACTGTAGTAGCAGGAGTATCTCTTTACGCAGAGGAAGGAGAGATAGTAGGACTCCTTGGACCAAACGGAGCTGGAAAAACTACTACCTTTAAGTGTCTTTTAGGTTTCTTAAAACCAGACAGGGGAAATGTAGTATTAAACGGTGAAGATATAACAAATCTACCAGTATATAAAAGGGCAAAAAAAGGTATAAGTTTTCTACCTCAAGAGTCTTCTATATTTAGAGATTTAACTGTTTGGGAAAATCTAATGATGTTTTTAGAATTTCAAGATATCTCTCCATCTGAAAGGGAGAGAAAAGCAAAAGACCTTTTAGAAGAGTTTCATATCCTCCATCTAAAAGACCAGAAGGCATCAACTCTTTCCGGAGGAGAGAGAAGAAGGTTAGAAATAGCCAGAAGTCTCATAACAAACCCTTCTTTTTTACTTTTAGATGAACCGTTTGCAGGAGTTGACCCTGTTTCAGTAAAGGAGATAAACTCTCTTATAAAGTCTTTGGTGGAGAAAGAGATAGGTGTTATAATCACAGACCACAACGTAAGAGAAACACTAAAAATAACAGACAGAGCTTACATAATAGCCCACGGTAAAGTAATAGCAGAAGGAACACCTCAAGAAATCGTAGAAAACGAAGAAGTAAGAAAAGTCTTCTTGGGAGAAGACTTCGTTTTAATTTAG
- the holA gene encoding DNA polymerase III subunit delta, whose product MNEIKIQQLLKEYNLSNLKPLILIYGNEELTKSLFLEKVKSTTASTVFWGDSLDFKTLLNELGTKSLFQTEKTIIVKNFDEFVSNLKKDEIKLFLETLKKVNLPTRFIMVCSFEKIPSTEPYKTITTLADILVSTKLTPSAFYTSIKNKLSRESKKISEEDLKYLVSLLNNDLTLAKNEIEKLLLYTADKDTITKEDIDAVITPKFEDNVFVFLTQFFKKDKTALKTLLNLIENGSHPFEIQSLILYQLEKTLYFKSLIEKGIDQEEAFKTVGITAPIQKSNILNILKVLKEEDLEKLIKGLYTLEIQQKVFFQDPIEKLTEFVVKNLVK is encoded by the coding sequence ATGAACGAGATAAAGATACAGCAACTTTTAAAAGAGTATAACTTATCAAACTTAAAACCACTAATACTTATATACGGCAACGAAGAGTTAACAAAAAGTCTTTTTTTAGAAAAAGTTAAGTCTACAACTGCCTCAACAGTCTTTTGGGGAGACAGTCTTGACTTTAAAACTCTTTTAAATGAACTTGGAACAAAGTCATTATTCCAAACAGAGAAGACCATTATCGTTAAAAATTTTGATGAGTTTGTAAGTAATCTAAAGAAAGATGAGATAAAGCTATTTTTAGAAACGTTAAAAAAAGTCAACTTACCTACAAGATTTATAATGGTATGCTCTTTTGAAAAAATACCTTCTACAGAACCTTACAAAACTATAACAACTTTAGCCGATATTTTAGTGTCAACTAAACTTACACCTTCCGCATTTTACACATCTATAAAAAATAAACTATCAAGAGAGAGTAAAAAGATATCAGAAGAAGATTTAAAGTATCTTGTATCTCTACTTAACAATGACCTTACATTAGCCAAAAACGAGATTGAAAAACTACTTCTATATACAGCTGACAAAGACACCATCACAAAAGAAGATATAGATGCAGTAATAACACCAAAGTTTGAAGATAACGTGTTTGTCTTTTTAACCCAATTTTTCAAGAAAGATAAAACAGCTTTAAAAACTCTTTTAAACTTAATTGAAAATGGGTCTCACCCTTTTGAGATACAAAGTCTGATTTTATATCAACTTGAAAAAACTCTTTATTTTAAATCTTTGATTGAAAAAGGTATAGACCAAGAAGAAGCATTCAAAACAGTTGGGATAACAGCTCCCATACAGAAATCAAACATTTTAAATATATTAAAAGTATTAAAAGAAGAAGACCTTGAAAAATTAATAAAAGGTTTATACACATTAGAGATACAGCAAAAAGTTTTCTTTCAAGACCCTATAGAGAAGTTAACAGAGTTTGTAGTTAAAAATCTGGTAAAATAA
- a CDS encoding DUF6394 family protein encodes MINWGKVWSDFFIFLALTSNVGFIFSHDPYQLVVAIGVNLIATVLKFGAKKILSAELLATALVADLHLIPAAILYFSNVHVDLAIGLAIGAAVANIISIILLFIEMVMEYRKQEDNY; translated from the coding sequence TTGATAAATTGGGGTAAGGTTTGGTCAGATTTTTTTATATTTCTTGCACTAACTTCAAATGTTGGTTTTATCTTTAGTCATGACCCTTATCAGTTGGTTGTTGCTATTGGTGTAAATCTTATAGCAACCGTTTTAAAGTTTGGTGCCAAAAAAATCCTATCGGCAGAGTTACTTGCAACTGCTTTAGTTGCAGACCTTCATCTTATTCCTGCAGCAATTTTATACTTTTCAAACGTTCACGTAGATTTGGCAATAGGTCTTGCTATAGGAGCTGCTGTTGCAAACATAATCTCTATAATCTTGCTATTTATAGAGATGGTTATGGAGTATAGAAAACAAGAGGATAACTACTAA